The following coding sequences lie in one Sesamum indicum cultivar Zhongzhi No. 13 unplaced genomic scaffold, S_indicum_v1.0 scaffold00163, whole genome shotgun sequence genomic window:
- the LOC105179453 gene encoding uncharacterized protein LOC105179453, which produces MKTPTGDGGEAPAGDDYGGEDADSRPVAGDGGEEDEQLLHEEEPQPAMEEEESASSNPATEGDSHGSPTSVEVEGTSVMRNGEEMGGEQPDLELRSRAVNNGGNGSSSPRDFNLDADSRPVAGDGGEEDEQLLHEEEPQPAMEEEESASSNPATEGDSHGSPTSVEVEGTSVMRNGEEMGGEQPDLELRSRAVNNGGNGSSSPRDFNLDEFLTLAHKVIDHGDSQAMDALNELKRRWEARFGIEKSRLPAKSLNVDEHPFARELKQVCRRRTTQATMILGTRMAATL; this is translated from the coding sequence ATGAAAACTCCGACCGGCGATGGAGGAGAAGCGCCGGCCGGCGACGACTATGGTGGAGAGGACGCCGACAGCCGTCCGGTGGCCGGGGATGGAGGGGAGGAAGATGAACAGTTGCTGCACGAAGAAGAACCCCAACCCgccatggaagaagaagagtcGGCCTCCTCTAATCCGGCGACCGAAGGTGACTCCCATGGCAGCCCAACGTCTGTGGAGGTGGAAGGAACGTCGGTGATGAGAAATGGTGAAGAAATGGGTGGTGAACAGCCGGATCTGGAACTGAGGTCTCGCGCCGTCAACAATGGCGGAAATGGGTCTTCGTCTCCACGCGACTTCAACTTGGACGCCGACAGCCGTCCGGTGGCCGGGGATGGAGGGGAGGAAGATGAACAGTTGCTGCACGAAGAAGAACCCCAACCCgccatggaagaagaagagtcGGCCTCCTCTAATCCGGCGACCGAAGGTGACTCCCATGGCAGCCCAACGTCTGTGGAGGTGGAAGGAACGTCGGTGATGAGAAATGGTGAAGAAATGGGTGGTGAACAGCCGGATCTGGAACTGAGGTCTCGCGCCGTCAACAATGGCGGAAATGGGTCTTCGTCTCCACGCGACTTCAACTTGGATGAGTTCCTCACTCTCGCACACAAAGTAATCGACCATGGCGACTCACAGGCAATGGATGCTCTTAACGAACTGAAACGACGATGGGAGGCTCGATTTGGGATTGAGAAGTCGCGGTTGCCGGCGAAAAGCTTGAATGTTGACGAACACCCGTTTGCTCGCGAGTTGAAACAGGTATGCCGGAGACGTACAACACAGGCGACGATGATACTAGGGACCAGAATGGCAGCGACACTTTAG